A region from the Lysobacter antibioticus genome encodes:
- a CDS encoding hemagglutinin repeat-containing protein: MTRLPPRIARARAHGTQPNASASGTKPALAKDGEGACANRATAPLTATVVLVAALSASPSHGQMVAAPELPGGQRPVILTAPNGVPLVNIQTPSAAGVSRNVYQQFNVGPEGAILNNSRGNVQTQLGGWVQGNPNLATGPARIILNEVNGGDASRLRGYLEVGGQRAEVIIANPAGIAVDGGGFINASRATLTTGTPQFNSFGGLDSFLVRGGTITIDGKGLDASKTDYAAILARAVQANAGIWASELKVVTGANRISADHAQVAAASASGNAPTYALDVAALGGMYAGKIVLVGTEAGLGVRNAGTVQAASTSATQLAGAGQLVVTSAGRLENIGTLQATTDAHLSASTLDNSGRVSSGANLKIATQGALNNRIGEQGGTLEGSRLELNSAGDLDNRGGTLRQTSGAALAVNAPSLSNRGGSIGLEPIAQTPTPGTGPGNGGGTPPTTPGGGTPGNGSGTPGSGEGGGVVPPPYQPPSPGLIAAAGAVRNDGGRIYAGGAISLQSANLENQGGSLSVADMTVSQPRFDNRGGTLNIGNVFNARVEQFDNSGGKLNAGRLNISASGDLLNRDGTLTSASDAQLSVGGKLDNSGGTIAATGALTATVSGAALNNAGTLIANRDVGLTAATLDNAKGSIQSAQAGTRLNVVGAVSNAQGQIGAAGDLHLQAGSLANSGSLRGANDATIATGGVLSNDGSITAGRNALIAAGSLQGGNTGVLGAGIQADGKLAGAGELQVTTSGALVAHGTQLAAGKASLQGASVDISAGQTSAAEIALTATQGNVDTSRATVATAGRLSVAANTNGAQTLINQAGKLNAGELDLRAANIANTQGGEIVQTGTGASTLAVSGRLDNDGGRIASNGQDLGLQGAAISNRGGKIEHAGSGALKIAGGRFDGDNGQITGNGGLLVELAGAFNQDGGKTSAKQVAIDAGALSNRSGQIVQTGTGATRIGVRGALDNSGGILASNGQTRVAAGSLSNRAGTLRAAEGSALSLSVDGLLDNSLKGEIGAGGNLDLRAGGLNNDSGRITSVGDVAVDTQGGAASNIGGTIAGNGNTRIQAASLDNSGGTVAAVRGNLDVATAGMTRNDGGSLQAGASTTLANGGLSNRGGKVFGDSLSVDTRGHALDNSGKGALAATNTVALKSGLLNNDSGVIQSGKAMSIDTGGQALINTNAAGASNGQGGISSADTLTLNAGTVNNNAGFIGAKQALVANTGAVSNSGGTVLGESGISIDTHGATYDNRGGRTQAKGDLAISAGTVDNSGALIRALGTTTLNAGHVVNAGTSGANQGIEGGSVAINTGGLDNRSGAIRADAITTITTGGTVDNRGGLISAGDTVAIVDPNAANPAAKTLDLINGNGTLVADKLLKIDAARFSGDGRAVSGKDLSIALTQDVVNNGEVGANGNVSYTTTGNFTNHGKLAAGQTLTVAGRNVDNSAGAEISAGTTIVRAADTLTNRGLIDGHDTRLDAGTLNNIGTGRIYGDAVSIGAGTVNNDAENVGGTIKAGTIAARSRLDIGAGTINNREHALIFSGGDLFIGGALNGEREATGQGGTLNNFSADIESLGDMSIAMGRINNWDVHIRKGPQAMPPKAPTVLLAPIGGSGFYTLDQVIFVMGSPIVYLRNPDGTPGQLLTVEGFGLWTTSYAVTEDTATDVDPSRIVAGGDMALSGAVHNKSSKIIAGGTLTASDVTNEGLTGNRRIVSSTIVMNHKGELQGSVSHPDINETIDLEKYTPLQNVNAVEGYNPGTAGTADVDAHGGGAGGVNGGAGPGAVVEVPAQVGAVIRASGASAGTAGGANGAGGTGSNETIPMVVRTSLPNAAVPRASLFGLRPDAGSRYLIETDPRFANHRQWLSSDYLLSRMGFQPEHLLKRLGDGFYEQKLIREQVAQLTGYRYLDGFGSDETQYTALMNAGATFAQQYGLRPGVALTAAQMAQLTSDIVWLVEQTVSLPDGGTQRVLVPQVYVRVRPGDIDGSGALLAGNAVRIGSAGDVVNTGTIAGRALVSITAENVNNLGGRIAGANVAIDARNDLNNIGGSITARDSAVLTAGRDINIRTTTQNSTGLLTGNNIDRVAGVYVTDPGGVLLASAERDLNLTGAILANVGQGSRTLANAGRDVNLGTVTLSTSAHVSGSSGDTTASGIAAHSREVGSQIVGGGSVAISAGHDVQARAAQVAAGGTLAVSAENDIRIDAGQSASAMLAVSHSSSKKLLSRSSSDKMDGESETRVIGSSFSGDNVVMSAGNDLVVRGSEIAANNQAVLSAGRDVRIESAQEHSQSASFASSKSSGFKRNLTDGLTYNKSSRSEFEIGSRTEQVGSSVSGGNVSIEAGRDAQIIASNVIADRNVGITAGRNIDILAAQDTSNTISASDKNDRTLNLRVGYAPKQTLYSRTRKGEDGTGQSSTAVTSLISANNGNLSLYAGADPKYQGTGQGNVTTEGANLLAKNRVSISGNAVNLMAATSSEVSKKHKESSGHTIGAELTGYVGGAITSLYKRVESARTTSDDRLRGALVLKSGYDAYKLASGDKIANGVNSFGQGQDPTKVASAVAAGSSEAALANNPSGAAFGIAVSESRTRERSDTAKVSTSQRGTNIQAGSIDITARESDINIEGGKLQARDIVLDAKRDINLYAAGNTAATLGTSSGSNLGGGVTFGFGSQNGFSIQVEAGAKSGRQTGFEVSHDNTLVTATDSLKVKSGRDTNLRGAQLAGDSVEMNVGRNLNIETLQDVTSYVSRESSSGFSLSLCIPPICYGEYVSGSVNASRDRVNHLYQSATGQSGISAGKGGYDIVVRGNTDLKGGAIASTAAPDKNSLTTASLTTSDLVNQQQTNSSSSSLNMSFSSGANAYSQGTSLASNVRSSVMSTALANINGGAGLPAKNDDTSQTLSVISPGTIKITGTGNAEIDDKSRENVATLTVRDPETANGALVNTLTLQQAEEIPKRQQEVKDRQRIAEMVGGVITSVIGDVASKYEWKEGSPQKIVLHGLAGLVRAKLGDGNAAIGAAAGAVNEALLPVMAKFLKENGYDYNAAGLSEADKKRIKAEYDDLLLAGSTMLGAAIGASGGDTALGANVANAATSNNYLKHPEIQQWIKSNNACKTGDAAACRARDDLNKLDAGRQAELNVACVSPDSPQCRSKIGEATAAYEQIQEQQSAMRNAYVNGLITGKDYKDYIDKSNLEVRDIAAPVADWAYQLSRGDSNNLYWAIFKQYDSVRSGSDIANAWGTGQPPRNPVGTSLGDVASVGPLLGAGAGAGSAKKVQEIVEALPGAGEIKTVKETLNDLPNYSGSIKTYTAATYKDAAGNEIATGHIPSSKDLRWNLPTERTGDAIRDAPILTHINGPIWVPANKERGKFAEEVLDRDMRGIGLHNNEGGIDVFDEILGDAVSIKSYDWNTTSRINNPNAAESTIKRQIQELINYEGTDGKGLIGNRAFNIEPHDIKRKAFELVLPAEGGTPQQMAAINRALQFGRDNGVVIRVFRAK, from the coding sequence ATGACCCGCCTTCCGCCTCGCATCGCCCGTGCGCGTGCTCACGGCACGCAACCGAACGCGTCGGCTTCCGGGACGAAGCCGGCACTCGCCAAGGACGGCGAGGGCGCGTGCGCGAACCGCGCAACCGCGCCGCTGACCGCGACGGTCGTGTTGGTCGCCGCACTCTCGGCCTCGCCGAGTCACGGACAAATGGTCGCCGCACCGGAGCTGCCCGGCGGCCAGCGCCCTGTCATCCTGACCGCACCCAACGGCGTGCCCCTGGTCAACATCCAGACGCCGTCGGCCGCGGGTGTGAGCCGCAACGTCTACCAGCAGTTCAACGTCGGCCCCGAAGGCGCGATCCTCAACAACAGCCGCGGCAACGTCCAGACCCAACTCGGCGGGTGGGTGCAGGGCAATCCGAATCTGGCCACCGGGCCGGCGCGGATCATCCTCAACGAAGTCAACGGCGGCGATGCCAGCCGCTTGCGCGGTTACCTCGAAGTCGGCGGCCAACGCGCCGAAGTGATCATCGCCAACCCGGCCGGTATCGCCGTCGACGGCGGCGGTTTCATCAACGCCAGCCGCGCCACCCTGACCACCGGCACGCCGCAGTTCAACTCCTTCGGCGGCCTCGACAGCTTCCTGGTCCGCGGCGGCACCATCACCATCGACGGCAAGGGCCTGGACGCCAGCAAGACCGACTACGCCGCGATCCTGGCCCGCGCGGTGCAGGCCAACGCCGGCATCTGGGCCAGCGAGCTCAAGGTCGTTACCGGCGCGAATCGGATCTCCGCCGATCACGCCCAGGTCGCCGCGGCGAGCGCCTCCGGCAACGCGCCGACCTATGCCTTGGACGTGGCCGCACTCGGCGGCATGTACGCCGGCAAGATCGTCCTGGTCGGCACCGAAGCCGGACTCGGCGTGCGCAACGCCGGCACCGTGCAGGCGGCGTCGACTTCGGCGACGCAACTCGCCGGCGCCGGCCAACTCGTGGTCACCAGCGCCGGACGCCTGGAGAACATCGGCACCCTGCAGGCCACGACCGATGCTCACCTGAGCGCGTCGACGCTCGACAACAGCGGCCGCGTATCCAGCGGCGCGAACCTCAAGATCGCGACCCAGGGCGCCCTCAACAACCGCATCGGCGAGCAGGGCGGCACGCTCGAAGGCTCGCGTCTTGAGTTGAACAGCGCCGGCGACCTCGACAACCGCGGCGGCACCTTGCGCCAGACCAGCGGCGCGGCGCTGGCCGTGAACGCGCCGAGCCTGAGCAACCGCGGCGGCAGCATCGGCCTGGAGCCGATCGCGCAGACGCCGACACCGGGCACCGGGCCGGGCAATGGCGGCGGCACGCCACCGACCACGCCTGGCGGCGGCACACCCGGCAACGGAAGCGGAACTCCGGGCAGCGGCGAAGGCGGTGGCGTCGTGCCGCCGCCTTACCAGCCGCCGTCGCCGGGCCTGATCGCCGCGGCCGGCGCGGTCCGCAACGACGGCGGGCGCATCTATGCCGGCGGTGCGATCTCGCTGCAGAGCGCGAACCTGGAAAACCAGGGCGGAAGCCTCAGCGTCGCCGACATGACGGTCAGCCAGCCCCGTTTCGACAATCGCGGCGGCACGCTCAACATCGGCAACGTCTTCAACGCCCGGGTCGAACAGTTCGACAACAGCGGCGGCAAGCTCAACGCCGGCCGCTTGAACATCAGCGCGAGCGGCGACCTGCTCAATCGCGACGGCACGCTGACCAGCGCCAGCGACGCCCAGCTTTCGGTCGGCGGAAAACTCGACAACAGCGGCGGCACCATCGCCGCCACGGGCGCCCTCACCGCCACGGTGAGCGGCGCGGCGCTCAACAACGCCGGCACCCTGATCGCCAACCGCGATGTCGGCCTGACCGCGGCTACGCTCGACAACGCCAAGGGCAGCATCCAGTCGGCGCAGGCCGGCACGCGCTTGAATGTGGTCGGCGCCGTGAGCAACGCGCAGGGCCAGATCGGCGCGGCCGGGGATCTGCACCTGCAGGCCGGCAGCCTCGCCAACAGCGGCAGCTTGCGCGGCGCCAACGACGCGACGATCGCGACCGGCGGTGTGTTGAGCAACGACGGCAGCATCACCGCCGGTCGCAACGCACTGATCGCCGCCGGCAGCCTGCAAGGCGGCAACACCGGCGTGCTCGGCGCCGGCATCCAGGCCGACGGCAAACTCGCCGGCGCGGGCGAATTGCAGGTCACCACGAGTGGCGCCCTAGTCGCCCACGGCACTCAGCTCGCCGCCGGCAAGGCGAGCCTGCAGGGCGCGAGCGTGGATATTTCCGCGGGCCAGACCAGCGCTGCCGAAATCGCGCTGACCGCCACTCAAGGCAACGTCGACACCAGCCGCGCGACCGTGGCCACGGCCGGCCGCTTGAGCGTCGCCGCCAACACGAACGGCGCACAGACGCTGATCAACCAAGCCGGCAAGCTCAACGCCGGCGAACTCGATCTCCGCGCCGCCAATATCGCCAACACCCAGGGCGGCGAGATCGTCCAGACCGGCACCGGGGCCAGCACCCTCGCAGTCAGCGGCAGGCTCGACAACGACGGCGGCCGCATCGCCAGCAACGGCCAGGACCTGGGGCTGCAGGGCGCGGCGATCAGCAACCGCGGCGGCAAGATCGAACACGCCGGCAGCGGCGCCTTGAAGATCGCCGGCGGCCGTTTCGACGGCGACAACGGCCAGATCACCGGCAACGGCGGCTTGCTCGTCGAGCTGGCCGGCGCCTTCAACCAGGACGGCGGCAAGACCAGCGCCAAACAGGTCGCCATCGACGCCGGCGCGTTGAGCAATCGCAGCGGACAGATCGTACAGACCGGTACCGGCGCGACCCGCATCGGCGTGCGCGGCGCGCTCGACAACAGCGGCGGCATCCTCGCCAGCAACGGCCAGACCCGCGTCGCCGCCGGCAGCCTCAGCAACCGCGCCGGCACCCTGCGTGCGGCCGAGGGCTCGGCGCTCAGCCTCAGCGTCGACGGCTTGCTCGACAACAGCCTCAAGGGCGAGATCGGCGCCGGCGGCAACCTCGACCTGCGGGCGGGGGGCTTGAACAACGACAGCGGCCGCATCACCTCGGTCGGCGATGTCGCCGTCGACACCCAGGGCGGCGCCGCGAGCAATATCGGCGGCACCATCGCCGGCAACGGCAATACCCGTATCCAGGCGGCCAGCCTCGACAACAGCGGCGGCACCGTCGCCGCGGTGCGCGGCAACCTCGACGTCGCCACCGCCGGCATGACCCGCAACGACGGCGGCAGCCTGCAGGCCGGCGCCAGCACCACGCTCGCCAACGGCGGCTTGAGCAACCGCGGCGGCAAGGTGTTCGGCGACAGCTTATCGGTCGATACCCGCGGCCATGCCCTCGACAACAGCGGCAAGGGCGCGTTGGCGGCGACCAACACCGTCGCTCTGAAGTCGGGCCTGTTGAACAACGACAGCGGCGTGATCCAGTCCGGCAAGGCGATGAGCATCGATACCGGTGGCCAGGCCTTGATCAACACCAACGCCGCCGGCGCCAGCAACGGCCAGGGCGGCATCAGCAGCGCGGACACCCTCACCCTCAACGCCGGCACGGTGAACAACAACGCCGGCTTCATCGGCGCCAAGCAGGCGCTGGTCGCCAACACCGGCGCGGTCAGCAACAGCGGCGGCACGGTGCTGGGCGAAAGCGGCATAAGCATCGACACCCATGGCGCGACCTACGACAACCGCGGCGGCCGTACCCAGGCCAAGGGCGATCTCGCGATCAGCGCCGGTACGGTCGACAACAGCGGCGCGCTGATCCGCGCGCTCGGCACGACCACGCTCAATGCCGGCCACGTCGTCAACGCCGGCACCTCGGGCGCGAACCAGGGCATCGAGGGCGGCAGCGTCGCGATCAACACCGGCGGCCTCGACAACCGCTCCGGCGCGATCCGCGCCGATGCGATCACGACCATCACCACGGGCGGCACCGTCGACAACCGCGGCGGCCTGATCTCGGCCGGCGATACCGTCGCGATCGTCGACCCCAACGCCGCCAACCCGGCGGCGAAGACGCTCGACCTGATCAACGGCAACGGCACCCTGGTCGCCGACAAGCTGCTCAAGATCGATGCCGCGCGCTTCAGCGGCGACGGCCGCGCGGTGTCGGGCAAGGACCTCAGCATCGCCCTGACCCAGGACGTGGTGAACAACGGCGAGGTCGGCGCCAACGGCAACGTCAGCTACACCACGACCGGCAACTTCACCAATCACGGCAAGCTCGCCGCCGGCCAGACCCTGACCGTCGCCGGGCGCAACGTCGACAACAGCGCCGGCGCCGAAATCAGCGCCGGCACCACCATCGTCCGCGCCGCCGACACGCTGACCAATCGCGGCCTGATCGACGGCCACGACACCCGTCTCGACGCCGGCACCCTCAACAACATCGGTACCGGCCGCATCTACGGCGACGCGGTTTCCATCGGCGCCGGCACCGTGAACAACGACGCCGAGAACGTTGGCGGCACGATCAAGGCCGGCACCATCGCTGCGCGCAGCCGCCTGGACATCGGCGCGGGCACCATCAACAACCGCGAGCACGCGCTGATCTTCAGTGGCGGCGACCTGTTCATCGGCGGCGCGCTCAACGGCGAACGCGAGGCGACCGGGCAGGGCGGCACGCTCAACAACTTCAGCGCCGACATCGAGTCGCTCGGCGATATGTCGATCGCGATGGGCCGCATCAACAACTGGGACGTGCACATCCGCAAGGGCCCACAGGCGATGCCGCCGAAGGCACCGACCGTATTGCTGGCGCCGATCGGCGGCAGCGGTTTCTACACCCTCGACCAAGTGATCTTCGTCATGGGCTCGCCGATCGTGTATCTGCGCAACCCCGACGGCACCCCGGGCCAGTTGCTCACTGTCGAGGGCTTCGGCCTGTGGACGACCTCGTATGCGGTCACCGAAGACACAGCGACCGACGTCGACCCCTCGCGCATCGTCGCCGGCGGCGACATGGCGCTGTCGGGCGCCGTGCACAACAAGAGCAGCAAGATCATCGCCGGCGGCACGCTGACTGCCAGCGACGTCACCAACGAAGGTTTGACCGGCAACCGCCGCATCGTCAGCTCGACCATCGTGATGAACCACAAGGGCGAGCTCCAGGGCAGCGTCAGCCATCCCGACATCAACGAAACCATCGACCTGGAGAAATACACCCCGCTGCAGAACGTCAACGCGGTGGAGGGTTACAACCCCGGTACGGCCGGCACGGCCGACGTCGACGCGCACGGCGGTGGCGCAGGCGGGGTGAACGGCGGCGCAGGCCCGGGTGCGGTGGTCGAAGTGCCGGCCCAGGTCGGCGCGGTGATCCGCGCCTCGGGCGCCAGCGCTGGCACGGCCGGCGGTGCGAATGGCGCCGGCGGCACCGGCAGCAACGAGACCATCCCGATGGTCGTGCGCACCAGCCTGCCCAATGCGGCGGTGCCGCGCGCCAGCCTGTTCGGCCTGCGTCCGGATGCGGGCAGTCGTTATCTGATCGAGACCGATCCGCGCTTCGCCAACCATCGCCAGTGGTTGAGCAGCGACTATCTGCTGAGCCGCATGGGCTTCCAGCCCGAGCATCTGCTCAAGCGCCTCGGCGACGGCTTCTACGAGCAGAAACTGATCCGCGAACAGGTCGCACAGCTCACCGGCTATCGCTACCTGGACGGCTTCGGCAGCGACGAAACCCAGTACACCGCGCTGATGAACGCCGGCGCGACCTTCGCCCAGCAATACGGCCTGCGACCGGGCGTGGCCCTGACCGCGGCGCAGATGGCACAGCTGACCAGCGACATCGTCTGGCTGGTCGAACAGACCGTGAGCCTGCCCGACGGAGGCACCCAGCGCGTGCTGGTGCCGCAGGTGTACGTGCGCGTGCGCCCCGGCGACATCGACGGTTCCGGCGCCTTGCTCGCCGGCAACGCGGTGCGCATCGGCAGCGCCGGCGACGTGGTCAACACCGGCACCATCGCCGGCCGCGCGCTGGTGTCGATCACCGCCGAAAACGTCAACAACCTCGGCGGCCGCATCGCCGGCGCCAACGTGGCGATCGACGCGCGCAACGACCTCAACAACATCGGCGGCAGCATCACCGCACGCGACTCGGCGGTGCTGACCGCCGGCCGCGACATCAACATCCGCACCACCACCCAGAACTCGACCGGCCTGCTGACCGGCAACAACATCGACCGCGTCGCCGGCGTCTACGTCACCGATCCGGGCGGCGTGCTGCTGGCCTCGGCCGAACGCGATCTCAACCTGACCGGCGCGATCCTGGCCAACGTCGGCCAGGGCAGCCGCACCTTGGCCAACGCCGGCCGCGACGTCAATCTGGGTACGGTCACGCTCTCCACCTCGGCCCATGTCAGCGGCAGCAGCGGCGACACCACCGCCAGCGGCATCGCCGCGCACAGCCGCGAGGTCGGCTCGCAGATCGTCGGCGGCGGCAGCGTCGCGATCAGCGCCGGCCACGACGTGCAGGCACGCGCGGCCCAGGTAGCCGCCGGCGGCACCCTCGCGGTCAGCGCCGAGAACGACATCCGCATCGACGCGGGCCAGTCCGCCAGCGCGATGCTCGCGGTCAGCCACAGCTCGAGCAAGAAACTGCTTTCGCGCAGCAGCAGCGACAAGATGGACGGCGAAAGCGAAACCCGGGTCATCGGCAGCAGCTTCAGCGGCGACAATGTGGTGATGTCGGCCGGCAACGATCTGGTCGTGCGCGGCAGCGAGATCGCCGCCAACAACCAGGCAGTGCTCAGCGCCGGTCGCGACGTGCGCATCGAAAGCGCGCAGGAGCATTCGCAGTCGGCGAGTTTCGCCTCCAGCAAGAGCAGCGGCTTCAAGCGCAACCTGACCGACGGCCTGACCTACAACAAGAGCTCGCGCAGCGAGTTCGAGATCGGCAGCCGCACCGAACAGGTCGGCAGCAGCGTCAGCGGCGGCAACGTCAGCATCGAGGCCGGTCGCGATGCCCAGATCATCGCCAGCAACGTCATCGCCGATCGCAACGTCGGCATCACCGCCGGCCGCAACATCGACATCCTCGCCGCGCAGGACACCAGCAACACGATCTCGGCCAGCGACAAGAACGATCGGACCCTCAACCTGCGGGTCGGTTATGCGCCCAAGCAGACGTTGTACAGCCGCACCCGCAAGGGCGAGGACGGCACCGGCCAGTCCAGCACCGCGGTCACCAGCCTGATCAGCGCCAACAACGGCAACCTCAGCCTGTATGCCGGCGCCGACCCCAAGTACCAGGGCACCGGGCAGGGCAACGTCACCACCGAAGGCGCCAACCTGCTGGCCAAGAACCGGGTCAGCATTTCCGGCAACGCGGTCAACCTGATGGCCGCGACTTCGAGCGAGGTCAGCAAGAAGCACAAGGAGAGCAGCGGCCACACCATCGGCGCCGAACTCACCGGCTATGTCGGCGGCGCCATCACCAGCCTGTACAAGCGGGTCGAATCGGCGCGCACCACCAGCGACGACCGCCTGCGCGGCGCGCTGGTGCTGAAGTCCGGCTACGACGCCTACAAGCTGGCCAGCGGCGACAAGATCGCCAACGGCGTCAACAGCTTCGGCCAGGGCCAGGATCCGACCAAGGTCGCGTCCGCGGTCGCCGCCGGCAGCAGCGAGGCGGCCCTGGCCAACAATCCCTCGGGAGCCGCGTTCGGCATCGCGGTCAGCGAAAGCCGCACCCGCGAGCGTTCCGACACGGCCAAAGTCAGCACCAGCCAGCGCGGCACCAATATCCAGGCCGGCAGCATCGACATCACCGCCCGCGAATCCGACATCAATATCGAAGGCGGTAAGCTGCAGGCGCGCGACATCGTCCTGGACGCCAAGCGCGACATCAACCTGTACGCCGCGGGCAACACCGCCGCGACCCTGGGCACCAGTTCGGGCAGCAACCTCGGCGGCGGCGTCACCTTCGGTTTCGGCTCGCAGAACGGTTTCAGCATCCAGGTCGAGGCGGGCGCCAAGTCGGGGCGCCAGACCGGTTTCGAGGTCAGTCACGACAACACCCTGGTCACCGCGACCGACTCGCTCAAGGTCAAGAGCGGCCGCGACACCAATCTGCGCGGCGCGCAGTTGGCCGGCGACAGCGTCGAGATGAACGTCGGCCGCAATCTCAACATCGAGACCCTGCAGGACGTCACCAGCTACGTCAGCCGCGAAAGCAGCAGCGGCTTCAGCCTCAGCCTGTGCATTCCGCCGATCTGCTACGGCGAATACGTGTCGGGTTCGGTCAACGCCTCGCGCGATCGCGTCAACCACCTCTACCAGAGCGCCACCGGGCAGAGCGGCATCAGCGCCGGCAAGGGCGGCTACGACATCGTCGTGCGCGGCAACACCGACCTCAAGGGCGGCGCCATCGCCAGCACCGCGGCACCGGACAAGAACAGCCTGACCACCGCCAGCCTGACCACCAGCGACCTGGTCAACCAGCAGCAGACCAACTCGTCCAGTTCCAGCCTGAACATGAGCTTCAGCTCGGGCGCGAATGCGTACTCGCAGGGCACCAGCCTGGCCAGTAACGTCCGCTCCAGCGTCATGAGCACGGCGTTGGCGAACATCAACGGCGGCGCCGGCCTGCCGGCCAAGAACGACGACACCAGCCAGACCCTCAGCGTCATCAGCCCCGGCACCATCAAGATTACCGGCACCGGCAATGCCGAGATCGACGACAAGAGCCGCGAGAACGTGGCCACCTTGACCGTCCGCGACCCGGAAACCGCCAACGGCGCCCTGGTCAACACCCTGACCCTGCAACAGGCCGAGGAGATTCCGAAGCGGCAGCAGGAGGTCAAGGATCGGCAGCGCATCGCCGAGATGGTCGGCGGCGTGATCACCAGCGTGATCGGCGACGTCGCCAGCAAGTACGAATGGAAGGAGGGCAGCCCGCAGAAGATCGTGCTGCACGGTCTGGCCGGCTTGGTGCGCGCCAAGCTCGGCGACGGTAACGCGGCGATCGGCGCCGCAGCCGGTGCGGTCAATGAAGCGCTGTTGCCGGTAATGGCCAAGTTCCTCAAGGAGAACGGCTACGACTACAACGCCGCCGGGCTCAGCGAGGCCGACAAGAAGCGCATCAAGGCCGAGTACGACGACCTGCTGTTGGCCGGCTCGACCATGCTCGGCGCCGCCATCGGTGCCTCCGGCGGCGACACCGCCCTGGGCGCGAACGTGGCCAATGCCGCCACTTCCAACAACTACCTCAAGCACCCCGAGATCCAGCAATGGATCAAGAGCAACAACGCCTGCAAGACCGGCGATGCTGCCGCATGCAGGGCACGCGACGATCTCAACAAGCTCGACGCGGGCCGTCAGGCCGAGCTGAACGTCGCCTGCGTCTCGCCCGATTCACCGCAATGCCGCTCCAAGATCGGCGAGGCCACCGCGGCCTACGAGCAGATCCAGGAACAGCAGTCGGCCATGCGCAATGCGTATGTCAACGGCTTGATCACCGGCAAGGACTACAAGGACTACATCGACAAGAGCAATCTCGAAGTCCGCGATATCGCCGCGCCGGTCGCCGATTGGGCTTACCAGCTGTCGCGCGGCGACAGCAACAACCTGTATTGGGCGATCTTCAAGCAGTACGACAGCGTCAGGTCCGGCAGCGACATCGCCAATGCCTGGGGCACCGGTCAGCCGCCGCGCAACCCGGTGGGCACCAGCCTGGGCGACGTCGCCAGCGTGGGACCGTTGTTGGGGGCCGGTGCGGGTGCCGGCAGCGCCAAGAAGGTCCAGGAGATCGTCGAAGCATTGCCAGGCGCGGGCGAGATCAAGACGGTCAAGGAAACCTTGAACGATTTGCCGAACTACAGTGGATCCATCAAGACCTACACCGCTGCGACTTACAAGGATGCCGCCGGCAACGAAATCGCCACCGGGCACATTCCCTCGTCGAAGGATCTGCGGTGGAACCTGCCGACCGAGCGAACTGGCGATGCGATTCGCGATGCGCCTATTCTTACCCACATAAACGGACCGATCTGGGTGCCAGCGAACAAAGAGCGCGGTAAGTTCGCCGAAGAGGTATTGGACCGGGACATGCGCGGCATCGGCTTGCACAACAACGAGGGGGGGATCGACGTCTTCGACGAGATCCTGGGCGATGCGGTGAGCATCAAAAGCTACGATTGGAACACCACGTCTCGCATCAATAATCCGAACGCCGCCGAGTCGACGATCAAAAGGCAGATTCAGGAGCTGATTAACTACGAAGGCACCGACGGCAAGGGATTGATTGGAAACAGGGCCTTCAATATCGAGCCCCACGACATCAAACGCAAAGCCTTCGAGTTGGTCCTGCCGGCCGAGGGGGGTACACCGCAGCAGATGGCCGCTATCAACCGGGCCTTGCAGTTCGGGCGCGACAATGGTGTGGTGATACGCGTCTTCAGGGCAAAATGA